The following are from one region of the Paenibacillus sp. JZ16 genome:
- a CDS encoding AI-2E family transporter, with amino-acid sequence MEQLTENKWFRLLVWLMLGLISLYFVWLLRPLFLDVYRFLKAVLAPFLVAMIISYVLNPVVCMLSDRKVPRSMAVLLIYAVFLTSLAVILMNMIPMLIRQLEELNEHLPELTMNAQSLMTNLDSRLLPPGVRTGVNSWFLQMESRLAGGISDFMDNIGNTINILFNVLIVPFLIFYILKDFEVFQRTAVSYLPRSRRKSIVTLLKEIDTALGNYVRGQFLVCLIIGVLAYVGYMIVGMPYALLLASIVAVFNIIPYLGPFLGAAPALVMASTISWKMVLLVVAVNMICQTLESNIISPQVVGKKLHMHPLLIIFALLVGGQIAGTVGLILAVPVFAVIKVLLQHFFAYYVRRKSG; translated from the coding sequence GTGGAACAGCTGACCGAAAACAAATGGTTTCGATTGTTGGTATGGTTAATGCTCGGACTCATCTCTCTTTACTTTGTCTGGCTGCTGCGTCCGCTGTTTCTGGATGTCTATCGATTTCTCAAAGCTGTCCTGGCGCCATTTCTGGTTGCCATGATCATATCTTATGTGCTCAATCCGGTTGTATGCATGCTCTCTGACCGCAAAGTTCCGCGGAGCATGGCGGTGCTGCTCATTTATGCCGTCTTTCTCACGTCGCTTGCCGTCATTCTGATGAACATGATTCCGATGCTGATTCGACAGCTGGAGGAGCTCAACGAGCACTTGCCTGAATTAACGATGAACGCCCAAAGCTTGATGACCAATCTGGACAGCAGGCTGCTGCCTCCGGGAGTAAGGACAGGCGTCAACAGCTGGTTCTTGCAGATGGAATCGAGGCTGGCCGGAGGGATCTCGGATTTCATGGACAATATCGGCAACACGATTAATATCCTGTTTAACGTGTTAATTGTTCCATTCTTGATCTTTTACATATTAAAAGATTTTGAGGTGTTCCAGCGAACCGCAGTATCCTATCTGCCGCGGAGCCGCCGGAAGTCGATTGTTACGCTGCTTAAGGAAATCGACACGGCTCTTGGAAACTATGTTCGCGGACAATTCCTGGTATGCTTAATCATCGGCGTACTGGCTTATGTAGGCTATATGATCGTTGGTATGCCTTACGCACTGCTGCTGGCAAGCATCGTGGCGGTGTTTAACATCATTCCGTATTTGGGCCCTTTTCTCGGGGCGGCTCCTGCGCTTGTGATGGCGTCCACGATTTCCTGGAAGATGGTGCTGCTGGTGGTGGCCGTTAATATGATCTGCCAGACGCTGGAGAGCAACATCATTTCGCCCCAAGTGGTGGGGAAAAAGCTGCATATGCATCCGCTCCTGATCATTTTTGCGCTCCTTGTCGGCGGTCAGATCGCAGGAACCGTGGGCTTGATTTTGGCTGTTCCCGTCTTTGCCGTCATCAAAGTGCTGCTGCAGCATTTTTTCGCTTATTATGTCAGAAGGAAATCCGGTTGA